A region of Solanum dulcamara chromosome 7, daSolDulc1.2, whole genome shotgun sequence DNA encodes the following proteins:
- the LOC129896326 gene encoding protein EXORDIUM-like 3: protein MSHCSLPRRPEAPVSVIFCFLGVFLFFFLSLPVNGWRPWPNQKPNSTELLYGGSKKYEGSSEFVHLKYHMGPVLTANITVYPIWYGRWGISQKHIIRDFISSFSAVDSKRPSVAGWWKTVQLYTDQTGANISRTVHLGEEKNDRFYSHGKSLTRLSVQSVIKSAVTARTRPLPLNPKTGVYLLLTSDDVYVQDFCQNVCGFHYFTFPSIVGYTLPYAWVGNSAKLCPGTCAYPFSVPTYMPGFKAVKSPNNDVGVDGMISVIAHEIAEVSTNPLVNAWYAGQDPSFPVEIADLCEGIYGTGGGGSYTGQMLNGEDGATYNMNGVRRRFLVQWVWNHILNYCSGPNALDQ from the coding sequence ATGTCCCACTGTTCCCTTCCCCGCCGGCCGGAAGCTCCGGTATCGGTAATATTCTGCTTTCTCGGagttttcttattctttttcttgagTTTGCCTGTAAATGGGTGGCGTCCATGGCCCAACCAGAAACCAAACTCCACCGAATTACTCTACGGGGGGTCCAAAAAGTACGAGGGGTCATCGGAGTTTGTCCATTTGAAATATCACATGGGCCCTGTTCTCACTGCAAATATCACCGTTTATCCAATTTGGTACGGTCGGTGGGGAATCTCACAGAAGCATATTATCCGCGATTTCATCAGCTCTTTCTCCGCCGTCGATTCTAAACGGCCTTCCGTTGCCGGTTGGTGGAAAACCGTCCAGCTCTACACCGATCAAACCGGAGCCAACATTTCCCGTACTGTCCATCTCGGAGAAGAAAAAAACGACCGGTTTTACTCTCACGGTAAATCCCTAACCCGATTATCCGTACAATCGGTGATAAAATCCGCCGTCACGGCCCGTACCCGTCCATTACCGTTAAACCCCAAAACCGGCGTTTACTTACTACTCACTTCCGATGATGTATACGTTCAGGATTTCTGCCAAAACGTTTGCGGATTTCACTACTTCACTTTTCCGTCCATCGTCGGTTACACTTTACCGTACGCCTGGGTGGGTAACTCAGCTAAGCTCTGTCCGGGTACTTGTGCATACCCGTTTTCCGTACCCACATACATGCCGGGTTTCAAAGCTGTAAAATCCCCGAACAACGACGTTGGTGTTGACGGAATGATAAGCGTGATAGCTCATGAGATTGCAGAGGTATCGACGAACCCGTTAGTTAACGCTTGGTATGCGGGTCAGGACCCGAGTTTTCCGGTAGAGATAGCGGATCTTTGTGAAGGGATTTACGGTACCGGCGGTGGAGGTTCGTATACAGGGCAAATGTTGAACGGAGAAGATGGTGCTACGTATAATATGAATGGGGTGAGAAGGAGATTTTTGGTTCAGTGGGTGTGgaatcatattttgaattattgcAGTGGACCTAATGCACTTGATCAGTAA
- the LOC129896426 gene encoding protein LPA2, translating to MALLLNSPLTKRPHLLLLHSQPHQHPTPRGFSIKFQDSSSSDNSTEETKKAASSSSLGFGSSVSTTSKKKQQKGKRERDSIIRREPIQKPSFATQSAEESGSKKFQKNESAFLLAWLGLGGVILVEGILLAASGFLPEAWDSFFVKYLYPSFTPTVFLFVAGTVAYGVLKYLQNEKFNSEN from the exons ATGGCGCTACTACTGAACTCACCACTTACGAAGAGacctcatcttcttcttctccactccCAACCCCATCAACACCCCACCCCCAGAGGTTTCTCTATCAAATTCCAGGACTCTTCTTCTTCTGATAATTCTACAGAGGAGACAAAGAAGGCCGCCAGCTCGAGTTCCTTAGGTTTTGGGTCATCGGTTTCCACCACATCaaagaagaaacaacaaaaGGGAAAAAGAGAGAGGGATTCAATTATCCGACGAGAACCCATTCAGAAGCCCAGCTTTGCTACCCAATCGGCGGAGGAATCTGGATCTAAGAAATTTCAGAAAAATGAGAGTGCGTTTCTTCTTGCTTGGTTAGGACTTGGTGGAGTAATCCTTGTCGAGGGTATTCTCCTTGCTGCCTCAG GCTTTTTACCAGAGGCATGGGACAGTTTTTTTGTGAAGTATCTGTATCCATCCTTTACTCCGACAGTCTTCCTGTTCGTGGCTGGAACAGTTGCCTATGGAGTGTTGAAGTACCTGCAGAATGAGAAATTTAATAGTGAAAACTGA